In Bacteroidales bacterium, one genomic interval encodes:
- a CDS encoding DUF3307 domain-containing protein: MELSNIELLLRIFVAHFLSDFVFQPTSWAQKKDSKGLKSTAFWYHISVTLGVLAIMLGDFHLWPVFLLVGTGHIITDAVKPLIRQNTIWLFLADQFFHLLIITIVWLGFTHQFRIFWLQLSEMATLHKNWWMILFYILLSMPASVAIGKMTQKWNDELENESTLTGNKGLKDAGKWIGILERVLVFTFIVINQFSAIGFLIAAKSVFRFGDLSKSSDHKKTEYIIIGTLLSFSCAIAAGLIFKMIII, translated from the coding sequence ATGGAGTTATCAAACATTGAGTTATTATTGAGAATATTTGTTGCACATTTTCTGTCCGATTTCGTATTTCAACCCACCTCCTGGGCACAGAAAAAAGACAGCAAAGGGTTAAAATCAACAGCTTTCTGGTATCATATATCAGTTACTCTTGGTGTTTTGGCAATCATGCTGGGCGATTTTCATCTGTGGCCGGTATTTCTGCTGGTTGGTACCGGCCATATCATTACTGACGCAGTAAAACCATTGATTCGTCAAAATACTATCTGGTTGTTTTTAGCCGACCAATTCTTTCATCTGTTAATTATTACCATTGTCTGGTTAGGTTTTACCCATCAATTCCGGATTTTCTGGCTTCAGCTTTCTGAAATGGCAACCCTACATAAAAACTGGTGGATGATACTCTTTTACATTTTACTTAGTATGCCGGCATCGGTTGCCATCGGTAAAATGACCCAAAAATGGAATGATGAACTGGAAAATGAATCAACATTAACCGGGAATAAAGGCCTGAAAGATGCCGGGAAATGGATCGGTATTCTCGAAAGGGTATTGGTGTTTACTTTCATTGTGATCAATCAGTTTAGTGCGATAGGCTTTCTGATAGCAGCAAAATCGGTTTTTCGCTTCGGGGATCTCAGTAAATCATCGGATCATAAGAAAACAGAATACATTATCATTGGTACTTTATTAAGCTTTTCCTGTGCAATAGCAGCAGGTTTAATATTCAAAATGATCATTATCTGA
- a CDS encoding DUF2975 domain-containing protein, whose protein sequence is MAKTNKFIFIVLHIVAWLIFVGLSIEAGGLIVNFIYSLFKPEVIKHLYQKLDLSEMYQRSEGAYYSIYSLILVISFLKAYLFYIVIMLLLKLDLAKPFSNYVSKQISLLSYYTLSIGLISYIARQFSSQLEHRGFEIDILNQFWADSQAFILMAAVIYVIATIFAKGVELQNENDLTV, encoded by the coding sequence ATGGCTAAAACTAACAAATTCATATTTATTGTGCTACATATAGTTGCCTGGCTCATTTTCGTTGGCTTATCTATTGAAGCCGGAGGATTGATTGTAAATTTTATTTACAGCCTGTTCAAACCCGAAGTCATCAAACACCTCTACCAGAAGCTGGACTTAAGTGAGATGTACCAACGCAGTGAGGGGGCCTATTACAGTATTTACAGCCTTATCCTGGTCATCTCATTTTTGAAGGCATACCTGTTTTATATTGTCATCATGCTCCTGCTTAAACTTGATTTGGCGAAACCCTTCAGTAACTACGTTTCAAAACAGATCTCCCTTTTAAGTTATTATACCCTTTCCATCGGGCTCATCAGTTACATCGCCCGTCAATTCTCAAGTCAATTGGAGCATCGGGGCTTTGAAATCGATATCTTAAACCAGTTCTGGGCCGATAGCCAGGCGTTTATCTTAATGGCTGCAGTGATCTATGTTATTGCAACCATTTTCGCAAAGGGAGTTGAACTACAGAATGAAAACGATTTAACCGTATAA
- a CDS encoding helix-turn-helix transcriptional regulator, whose amino-acid sequence MSIIVNLDVMMAKRKISLNELSERVDLTLSNLSILKTGKAKAIRFTTLDAICKALDCQPGDILEYVHEEKITP is encoded by the coding sequence ATGTCAATCATTGTAAATTTGGATGTGATGATGGCAAAGCGGAAGATCTCCCTGAATGAACTTTCGGAAAGGGTTGACCTGACATTATCGAATCTATCCATCTTAAAAACCGGAAAGGCAAAAGCCATTCGTTTTACTACCCTGGATGCTATTTGCAAAGCCCTCGACTGCCAACCGGGTGACATCCTGGAGTATGTTCACGAGGAAAAAATCACACCCTAG
- a CDS encoding fibrobacter succinogenes major paralogous domain-containing protein, with translation MKKFSFIHFFCLAAIFLFLIGCEKSSTDDPQVFKVIDIDGNKYDTIHIGTQVWLKQNLKVTHYRNGDPVEPILKDSDWFYSESGAWCCYNNDTNNIPIYGCLYNLYAAKDPRGLCPQGWHTPTEDEWRTLVSFLDFEGGYKLREQGTEHWKPTNAGATNSTGFTALPGGKRNPGDASFAEIGSSAYFWTDIIVATTTGDFPRQLMFNENYVNRACYSPKDGLSVRCIMD, from the coding sequence ATGAAAAAATTCTCTTTTATTCACTTTTTTTGTCTTGCAGCTATTTTTCTTTTTCTCATTGGCTGTGAAAAATCCAGCACTGATGATCCTCAGGTATTCAAAGTAATAGATATCGATGGAAACAAGTACGATACAATCCATATTGGTACTCAGGTTTGGTTGAAACAAAACCTGAAGGTTACTCATTACCGTAATGGAGATCCAGTGGAGCCTATTCTAAAAGATAGTGACTGGTTCTATAGTGAGAGTGGTGCATGGTGTTGTTACAATAACGATACAAACAACATTCCTATATATGGTTGTTTATACAATCTGTATGCAGCAAAAGATCCGCGAGGCCTTTGTCCCCAGGGATGGCATACTCCAACCGAGGACGAATGGCGTACCCTGGTATCATTTTTAGATTTTGAAGGAGGGTATAAACTGAGGGAGCAAGGAACAGAACATTGGAAGCCAACCAACGCTGGAGCCACTAATAGCACGGGATTCACAGCTCTTCCCGGGGGAAAACGAAATCCGGGAGATGCATCATTCGCTGAAATTGGCAGTAGTGCGTATTTTTGGACTGATATTATTGTTGCTACAACCACAGGCGATTTCCCAAGGCAATTAATGTTTAATGAGAATTATGTTAATCGTGCCTGCTATAGTCCTAAAGACGGACTATCAGTGAGATGTATCATGGACTAA
- a CDS encoding ChbG/HpnK family deacetylase — translation MKNLLLVAFLCLSIAGCAQQPPPRLIIRADDMGSSHSANLACIETARKGIVTTIEVMAVTPWFPEAVTLLAENPDIEVGLHLTLTSEWDLVKWGPLTDCPNLRDKNGYFFPRLKANTYYPGQSVAEQPWTLAEIEKEFRAQIELALRNIPQLSHLTGHMGSIGLNKEVAEMTLRLAREYHLSLVDDNPETNYDIIDSGYPGTHHSYTEKEASFLSLLDGMEAGKTYCFLEHPAYDNAEMQGIHHKGYENVASDRQGVTDLFTSEKVSTAIKQKGIQLVGFNEVVNALPRSTPQAENMNPTAITKYLEAVKTQKQELHSLMVLRHGKVVAEHWFGEHSAQKKHVMWSVSKSFTSAAIGFAVNEKKLKVSDKVISFFPDDLPAVMTPNLENLEIRHLLTMTTGHATEPAVDTLPGNENWVRVFLGTPLAYEPGTYYTYNSIATYMLSAIIKKVSGEDLLDYLYPRLFRPLGITGATWDKSPQGIALGGWGLSLRTEDMAKFGQFMLQKGAWKGEQLLPEAWFEEATRSYNNQGPAWAKTAKVKDSDWLQGYGYQLWRCRHNAYRADGMVGQFIIVIPDKDAVVVTTANIPDMQAEINLIWKYILPAFK, via the coding sequence ATGAAAAATCTTCTTTTAGTAGCCTTCCTTTGTCTTTCCATTGCCGGTTGTGCCCAGCAACCCCCTCCCCGACTCATCATCAGGGCCGATGACATGGGATCCAGCCATTCTGCCAATCTTGCCTGCATCGAAACCGCCAGGAAAGGCATTGTTACCACAATAGAAGTGATGGCGGTTACTCCCTGGTTCCCCGAAGCCGTAACCTTGCTTGCAGAAAATCCGGATATTGAAGTCGGACTTCACCTTACCCTTACCAGCGAATGGGACCTGGTAAAATGGGGACCGCTCACTGACTGCCCTAATCTCAGGGATAAGAACGGGTATTTCTTCCCCCGCTTAAAGGCAAATACATATTACCCCGGCCAATCCGTGGCAGAACAGCCTTGGACCCTTGCAGAAATTGAGAAAGAATTCAGGGCACAGATTGAACTGGCTCTCAGGAATATCCCACAACTTAGTCATCTTACAGGACATATGGGTTCCATCGGTCTGAATAAGGAGGTGGCTGAAATGACCTTACGACTCGCCAGGGAATATCATCTCAGCCTGGTTGATGATAACCCCGAAACCAATTATGATATTATTGACTCAGGATATCCCGGAACGCATCATTCCTATACCGAAAAGGAAGCATCATTCCTAAGTCTTCTCGATGGGATGGAAGCCGGTAAAACTTATTGTTTCCTTGAGCATCCGGCTTACGACAATGCAGAAATGCAGGGCATACATCACAAAGGATATGAAAATGTAGCTTCTGATCGTCAAGGGGTTACCGATCTTTTTACTTCTGAAAAAGTCAGCACTGCCATCAAACAGAAAGGCATTCAGTTAGTAGGATTTAATGAGGTAGTAAATGCACTTCCCCGGAGCACTCCCCAGGCAGAAAATATGAACCCCACTGCCATAACAAAATACCTGGAAGCCGTGAAGACCCAGAAACAGGAACTTCATAGCCTCATGGTATTAAGGCATGGGAAAGTGGTAGCTGAGCATTGGTTTGGTGAACATTCGGCACAAAAGAAGCATGTGATGTGGTCGGTTAGTAAATCATTTACTTCAGCAGCTATAGGATTTGCCGTAAATGAGAAAAAACTAAAAGTTTCGGATAAGGTAATCTCCTTTTTCCCGGATGATTTGCCTGCTGTAATGACACCAAATCTTGAAAATCTTGAAATCAGGCATCTCCTGACGATGACTACCGGACATGCAACAGAACCCGCAGTTGATACATTACCCGGGAATGAGAATTGGGTCAGGGTTTTCCTGGGGACGCCCCTTGCTTATGAACCCGGAACTTATTACACTTATAACAGTATCGCTACTTATATGCTTTCAGCTATCATAAAAAAGGTTTCAGGAGAAGACTTGCTGGATTACCTGTACCCAAGGCTTTTCAGACCATTGGGAATTACAGGTGCAACCTGGGACAAATCACCACAGGGTATTGCATTAGGAGGTTGGGGTTTGTCGCTCAGGACAGAAGATATGGCAAAATTCGGACAATTCATGCTCCAGAAAGGGGCCTGGAAAGGTGAGCAACTCCTGCCTGAAGCCTGGTTTGAAGAAGCCACCCGCTCATACAACAACCAGGGGCCTGCCTGGGCCAAAACAGCGAAAGTAAAAGATAGCGACTGGCTGCAAGGCTATGGTTATCAACTCTGGCGGTGCAGGCATAATGCCTACAGGGCTGATGGAATGGTCGGACAGTTTATTATTGTTATCCCTGACAAAGATGCCGTAGTTGTAACAACAGCCAATATCCCGGATATGCAGGCAGAGATT